A single genomic interval of Candidatus Thermoplasmatota archaeon harbors:
- a CDS encoding isopentenyl phosphate kinase produces the protein MVYLIKLGGSVITDKTKLYEFREATTMRLAKELKESARKYIIVHGAGSFGHIKAKRYNLDSITKKNISKFRAGIAEVQYDVRTLNLKVTKCLSSAGLNPVSVPPSMIVKCENKKIKYFNDEIFRDYIRAGLTPVTFGDVVLDEKLGFCICSGDLLMLELAKKFKFEKAIFLMDVDGFYSGEPKSSKLIPELTKELVTAVKPNSKIPDVTGGAYEKMRISLELARHTKTIAINGNIKNRLKEAIEGKPVIGTKIKIK, from the coding sequence ATGGTATACCTTATAAAGCTCGGCGGAAGTGTAATCACCGATAAAACGAAATTATATGAATTCAGAGAAGCTACTACCATGAGATTAGCGAAAGAGTTAAAAGAAAGCGCTCGAAAATATATTATTGTGCATGGCGCAGGCTCTTTTGGGCATATAAAAGCGAAGCGGTATAACCTTGACTCTATCACTAAAAAAAATATTTCAAAATTTCGTGCAGGTATAGCTGAAGTGCAATACGATGTAAGAACTCTTAATCTTAAAGTAACCAAATGCTTGAGCAGTGCAGGTCTTAACCCAGTAAGTGTACCTCCTAGCATGATAGTGAAATGCGAAAACAAAAAAATAAAATATTTCAACGATGAAATTTTTAGAGATTATATTCGAGCAGGCTTAACACCTGTAACTTTTGGAGATGTTGTATTAGATGAAAAGCTCGGCTTTTGCATATGCTCCGGCGATCTGCTAATGCTAGAGCTTGCAAAGAAATTCAAGTTTGAAAAAGCAATTTTTTTAATGGATGTAGATGGGTTTTATAGTGGAGAGCCTAAGAGCAGTAAATTAATACCGGAGCTTACTAAGGAGCTTGTAACAGCAGTAAAACCAAATTCTAAAATTCCAGATGTTACAGGTGGCGCTTACGAAAAAATGCGTATAAGTCTAGAGCTAGCACGGCATACTAAAACTATTGCAATAAACGGTAATATTAAGAATAGGCTGAAAGAAGCTATTGAGGGCAAGCCTGTAATAGGCACGAAAATAAAAATAAAATGA